The following proteins are co-located in the Triticum aestivum cultivar Chinese Spring chromosome 1A, IWGSC CS RefSeq v2.1, whole genome shotgun sequence genome:
- the LOC123108669 gene encoding uncharacterized protein — MDLATTPARRPMEHGLARRLWHVVLAVCHMLRRGLCRKRLMMDLNLLLGRGKLAGRALRGLLAQPATAHGHGHRISSSPTSTMASFYGHHARAVEFSCTTTPSYPQYYGLFPFKSRGGRSGGGRGTARDDYGGLDAAAVARAFEMMSADVESGRATPAVAGMATATPSPMVAWILGRSPAGVRRLRVTDSPFPVVPEDGNSGSSERVDAEADDFIKRFYEQLRMQHSIAIPDSCVS, encoded by the coding sequence ATGGATCTCGCGACGACGCCCGCGCGGCGGCCCATGGAGCATGGGCTGGCGCGGCGGCTGTGGCACGTTGTGCTCGCCGTGTGCCACATGCTGCGCCGCGGACTCTGCCGGAAGCGGCTCATGATGGACCTGAATCTCCTCCTCGGCCGCGGCAAGCTCGCCGGTCGGGCGCTTCGCGGCCTCCTAGCCCAACCCGCCACGGCCCATGGCCATGGCCACCGTATCTCCTCCTCCCCCACTTCCACCATGGCGTCGTTCTACGGGCACCACGCGCGGGCGGTGGAGTTCAGctgcaccaccacgccgtcgtacccGCAGTACTACGGGCTCTTCCCCTTTAAGAGCCGCGGCGGGCGCAGCGGAGGCGGTCGGGGCACCGCCCGCGACGACTACGGAGGCCTGGATGCCGCTGCGGTGGCGCGGGCGTTCGAGATGATGAGCGCCGACGTGGAGTCCGGAAGAGCCACGCCGGCGGTGGCAGGGATGGCGACGGCGACGCCATCACCGATGGTGGCATGGATCCTGGGCCGCAGCCCCGCTGGTGTCCGGCGGCTGCGCGTCACCGACTCGCCGTTCCCGGTCGTGCCGGAGGACGGCAACAGCGGCAGCAGCGAGCGCGTGGACGCCGAGGCCGACGACTTCATCAAGAGGTTTTACGAGCAGCTACGGATGCAGCACTCGATCGCCATCCCGGATAGCTGCGTGTCGTAG